The Amylolactobacillus amylophilus DSM 20533 = JCM 1125 genome contains a region encoding:
- a CDS encoding alpha/beta hydrolase, with protein MITVKKELVFDPDRNLAFDLYLPEHENGKILVFWHGGGWFRGDKSSAQPIGEIAANNGFKVLIPNYRLAPRHTFPSAHEDSARLIKWLLQSDYYAAEDQIVQIGASVGGTMALVLSMKYGFKTVTWSAPLNFSRWLHEHEDVHAAVDAKNELGLEDPTDIHASFYKYFVETYLGPEATDIERNQLNVEATYNGKIGPILLYNSTNELVPLQDTLNFVSLLAHDDLPVTLHTVAGSGHAMDYSENVLSASLQFLAD; from the coding sequence ATGATTACAGTTAAAAAAGAGCTGGTATTCGATCCAGATAGAAACCTCGCCTTCGACTTGTACCTACCAGAACACGAAAATGGCAAAATATTGGTCTTCTGGCACGGTGGTGGTTGGTTCCGCGGCGATAAATCTAGCGCACAACCAATTGGGGAGATTGCCGCAAATAATGGTTTTAAAGTACTAATTCCCAATTACAGACTGGCACCGAGACATACCTTTCCAAGCGCGCATGAAGACAGTGCCAGGCTCATCAAATGGTTGCTGCAGAGCGATTATTACGCTGCAGAGGATCAAATAGTCCAGATTGGCGCGAGTGTTGGTGGCACCATGGCCCTAGTCCTCTCCATGAAGTACGGCTTCAAGACAGTCACCTGGTCGGCACCACTCAACTTCTCCCGTTGGCTACACGAGCATGAAGACGTGCACGCCGCGGTCGATGCCAAAAACGAGTTAGGTTTAGAAGATCCAACAGATATTCACGCCTCATTCTACAAGTACTTCGTTGAAACATATCTCGGTCCGGAGGCGACAGACATTGAGCGCAATCAGCTAAACGTCGAAGCAACCTACAACGGTAAGATTGGGCCAATCCTGCTCTATAACTCGACCAATGAATTAGTGCCTTTGCAGGATACACTGAATTTCGTCAGCTTACTTGCGCACGATGATTTACCCGTTACACTCCACACCGTGGCCGGTAGTGGCCACGCAATGGACTATAGTGAGAATGTCCTCAGTGCCAGCTTACAATTTTTAGCAGATTAA
- a CDS encoding serine aminopeptidase domain-containing protein, translated as MEIIDYLKAVNGTSANYYTLWPVKKPRAIVQIITGMSDYIDRYDHFAHFLNQQNILVIGHDHFGKGKAVLKRNDLGNIIPQTQISTPTPEIVTRSKNVSLACRQFYPEIPLIILGRSLGSIVVTELLQEDHEL; from the coding sequence ATGGAAATAATTGATTATCTTAAAGCAGTAAACGGTACCAGTGCAAATTATTATACTCTGTGGCCGGTCAAAAAGCCGCGGGCAATTGTCCAAATCATCACCGGGATGTCTGATTATATCGACCGTTACGACCATTTCGCCCACTTCCTGAACCAACAAAACATTCTGGTGATTGGCCATGACCACTTCGGTAAGGGTAAGGCCGTTCTCAAGCGGAATGATCTGGGCAACATTATTCCACAGACACAAATAAGTACACCAACACCTGAAATTGTCACACGCAGTAAAAACGTGAGCCTAGCTTGCCGTCAGTTTTATCCCGAGATCCCCCTGATTATCCTCGGTCGTTCACTCGGCTCCATCGTGGTTACCGAACTACTGCAAGAGGACCATGAGCTCTAA
- a CDS encoding GNAT family N-acetyltransferase, translating into MINSRRFELRKVHEDELEQQLGLLNQAKTILQERNIPQWQEGPYPSMSDLEHDFALGQSYGFFSGKTLVATAAVSAVQNPLYDDERFQKNEHYLIVHRFAVSSTFAGQGIGTKFLQAIIENAQKRGIYDLRIDTHPRNFAMQKTIIRAGFHEVGELILPAITNPERIVYQVTTN; encoded by the coding sequence ATGATTAATTCGCGCCGATTTGAATTGAGAAAAGTACATGAAGACGAGCTGGAGCAGCAACTAGGATTGCTGAATCAGGCGAAAACAATTCTACAGGAACGTAACATACCGCAATGGCAGGAGGGCCCTTACCCGAGCATGTCAGATTTAGAGCATGACTTCGCACTGGGGCAAAGCTACGGCTTTTTCTCAGGAAAGACCTTGGTGGCGACTGCCGCAGTTAGTGCTGTGCAGAATCCGCTCTATGACGACGAGCGGTTCCAAAAGAATGAACACTATCTCATAGTGCACCGGTTCGCTGTCAGCTCGACTTTTGCCGGGCAGGGTATTGGGACCAAGTTCTTGCAAGCAATCATTGAGAATGCCCAGAAACGGGGGATCTATGATCTGAGAATTGATACACATCCCCGGAATTTCGCCATGCAAAAGACAATCATTCGGGCCGGATTCCACGAGGTCGGTGAGCTGATTCTCCCCGCGATTACAAACCCAGAAAGAATTGTTTATCAGGTTACCACAAATTAA
- a CDS encoding phosphoglycerate dehydrogenase yields MSKKVLVPNFMPEAAIEILTNNHFEVVRGRMASTTSLIEEAKGVDAIILNTTPVDATVFAALPTLKLVARFGVGYDNIDLDAATKAGVTVTNTPGANATSVAELTLTLILNLLTLTPRYNQALKSQDNSLIADAPFGLELAHKTVGLIGYGHIAQEVEERLHAFNAKILIANRTKREFKYGEYVSLTRLVAESDIISIHVPDTPDTHQLVNADLLKQMKPTAYIVNTARGGVIDESALVKALQSGEIAGAGLDVFATEPLPLASQLRDLPNTIITPHIGARTTEAAMNMATMAVEEVIRVLSGRKPTAQVN; encoded by the coding sequence ATGAGTAAAAAAGTATTGGTACCCAATTTCATGCCGGAAGCAGCAATTGAGATACTCACTAACAACCACTTTGAGGTCGTTAGGGGTAGGATGGCCAGCACCACATCCTTAATCGAGGAGGCTAAAGGCGTAGACGCCATCATTTTGAACACGACGCCCGTAGACGCCACAGTCTTTGCAGCTCTGCCTACGCTGAAACTGGTCGCACGCTTTGGCGTTGGGTATGACAACATTGACCTGGACGCAGCCACGAAAGCTGGCGTCACCGTCACGAACACGCCAGGTGCAAACGCGACGAGCGTTGCCGAGCTAACTCTCACCTTGATTTTAAACCTACTAACACTCACACCACGCTATAATCAGGCGCTGAAGTCACAGGATAATTCGTTGATCGCAGATGCTCCATTTGGCCTAGAACTGGCGCACAAAACCGTTGGTTTAATCGGTTACGGGCACATTGCCCAGGAAGTCGAGGAGAGACTTCATGCCTTCAATGCCAAAATTCTGATTGCTAACCGAACGAAGCGGGAATTCAAGTATGGTGAATACGTCTCACTAACGAGACTAGTCGCCGAGAGCGATATCATTAGCATCCACGTCCCAGACACACCAGATACCCACCAGCTAGTAAATGCCGACTTGCTCAAACAAATGAAACCGACGGCATATATTGTCAATACTGCACGTGGTGGCGTCATCGACGAATCTGCCTTAGTCAAGGCCCTTCAATCGGGCGAAATAGCGGGTGCCGGCCTTGATGTTTTCGCAACAGAGCCACTTCCACTCGCGAGTCAGCTCCGTGATTTACCAAACACCATCATCACACCGCATATCGGTGCCAGGACCACAGAGGCCGCAATGAACATGGCCACAATGGCCGTGGAGGAGGTCATTCGGGTCCTCAGTGGACGAAAACCAACGGCCCAAGTCAATTAA
- a CDS encoding amino acid ABC transporter substrate-binding protein: MKIFKRILQILGVVLLTAYLVFAWVKNTQENASTASTTDTNVIRIGTEGTYEPFSYYNKDNQLVGFDVDVAKAVFKELGMKVQFIDAPWDSMIAAFNAGKTDIVFNQVGITPERKAKFLLSTPYSYSHASLIVHKNNSNITSFNDLRGKRSAQSLTSNYGALAEKYGAKIVNTDAFTKGADLIIEGRADATLNDDVVFYDYLKHKPNAPLKIVKKAADSVPTAALIHRNQQSLKQKVDQALNKLRANGELIKISERYFGKDITKN; the protein is encoded by the coding sequence ATGAAAATTTTTAAAAGAATTCTACAAATTTTGGGTGTAGTCTTGCTGACTGCCTACCTGGTTTTTGCCTGGGTGAAGAATACGCAAGAAAACGCCTCAACCGCGAGCACTACAGATACGAACGTGATTCGCATTGGGACCGAGGGGACCTACGAGCCGTTCTCTTACTATAATAAGGATAATCAACTCGTTGGGTTTGATGTTGACGTGGCCAAAGCCGTTTTCAAGGAGCTTGGGATGAAAGTACAGTTCATTGACGCTCCTTGGGATTCCATGATTGCGGCGTTTAATGCTGGCAAGACCGACATCGTCTTTAATCAGGTGGGAATCACACCCGAGCGGAAGGCGAAGTTCTTATTATCGACACCGTATAGTTACTCGCATGCTTCCCTCATTGTGCACAAAAACAATTCAAATATCACGTCGTTCAATGACTTGCGGGGTAAGAGAAGCGCCCAGTCGTTAACCAGCAATTACGGCGCGCTGGCTGAGAAATATGGAGCGAAAATCGTCAACACGGATGCGTTTACTAAGGGAGCGGACCTCATCATTGAGGGGCGCGCCGATGCCACCTTAAACGATGACGTCGTATTCTACGATTACCTCAAACATAAGCCAAATGCCCCATTGAAGATTGTGAAAAAGGCGGCGGACAGTGTACCAACTGCGGCCTTGATTCACCGTAATCAACAGTCGCTGAAACAAAAGGTGGACCAAGCGTTGAATAAGCTCCGGGCAAACGGTGAATTAATCAAAATCTCTGAGCGCTATTTCGGAAAGGACATCACGAAGAATTAA
- a CDS encoding amino acid ABC transporter permease, with amino-acid sequence MKNIVFDSILPLLESAVMVTIPLTIIAFIFGLIIAILTAVVRLSHVKVIKQLFGLYVWIFRGTPLLVQLFIIYFGLPSVGIRLDAWTASVIALSLNTGAYASEAIRSAILSIDVGQWDAATSLGMSRWMVLRRIIAPQALRVALPPLSNSLISLVKDTSLASSITLLEMFMTSQRIAARTFEPLLMYSVVALYYLVLSTLLTFLQQYLEKHASRFIREE; translated from the coding sequence ATGAAAAATATCGTTTTTGATTCAATCTTACCGCTACTAGAATCTGCCGTGATGGTCACTATTCCCCTAACGATTATCGCATTTATCTTCGGCCTAATAATTGCCATCCTGACGGCTGTGGTGCGGCTGTCGCACGTGAAGGTGATTAAGCAACTCTTCGGACTCTATGTCTGGATCTTTCGTGGTACGCCGCTATTAGTCCAACTGTTTATTATTTATTTCGGTCTCCCATCAGTTGGTATTCGGCTCGATGCGTGGACTGCCTCGGTGATTGCCCTATCGCTCAATACAGGAGCGTATGCATCGGAGGCCATTCGCTCCGCAATCCTCTCCATTGATGTGGGCCAATGGGATGCTGCCACGAGTCTCGGTATGTCCCGGTGGATGGTGCTGCGGCGGATTATCGCACCACAAGCGCTTCGTGTTGCATTGCCACCGCTCTCAAACTCGTTAATTAGCCTGGTTAAGGACACTTCATTAGCATCTAGCATTACGTTGCTCGAAATGTTCATGACATCGCAAAGAATTGCAGCTAGAACGTTTGAGCCACTATTGATGTACAGCGTGGTTGCGCTATACTACCTGGTGCTCTCAACGTTGTTGACGTTCTTGCAACAGTACTTAGAGAAACATGCATCACGATTTATACGGGAGGAATAG
- a CDS encoding amino acid ABC transporter ATP-binding protein, producing MLELKNINVSYQNHSVIEDLSIAFKEQETTAIVGPSGAGKSTLLRTLNLLNIPTSGVISFNGQELTFPKKYPKKFLNRFRQNFGMVFQNFNLFPHLTVLENVMEGPVHVQKRDRKTVEQEARKSLTKVGLAAKADSYPAQLSGGQQQRVAIARAMAMHPKFLFFDEPTSALDPELENEVLNVIGELASKQNSQIIVTHNLNFAREAADRIIFFEDGQVLFDGTPDEFFASDSPRIQQFTKKILK from the coding sequence ATGCTGGAATTGAAGAACATTAATGTAAGCTATCAGAACCATTCTGTGATTGAGGATCTTTCAATCGCCTTCAAAGAACAGGAAACTACGGCAATTGTTGGGCCTAGCGGCGCCGGGAAAAGCACGCTGCTCCGCACCCTCAACCTGTTGAATATTCCCACATCAGGCGTGATCAGTTTCAACGGACAGGAGCTCACCTTCCCGAAAAAATACCCCAAGAAGTTTCTCAACCGTTTCCGGCAAAACTTTGGGATGGTCTTTCAGAATTTCAATCTTTTCCCGCATCTAACGGTACTAGAGAACGTAATGGAAGGGCCCGTACATGTCCAAAAGCGGGATCGTAAAACGGTGGAGCAGGAGGCACGCAAATCCTTAACCAAGGTGGGCTTGGCCGCTAAAGCCGATAGCTACCCAGCCCAACTATCAGGCGGACAACAACAGCGTGTGGCCATTGCCCGTGCGATGGCCATGCACCCCAAATTCTTATTCTTCGACGAGCCCACAAGCGCGCTTGACCCCGAGCTAGAGAACGAGGTTTTAAATGTGATTGGTGAGCTGGCAAGCAAGCAGAATTCGCAAATCATCGTCACGCATAACCTGAACTTCGCCCGAGAAGCTGCCGACCGCATTATTTTCTTTGAGGACGGTCAGGTGCTCTTCGACGGCACACCAGACGAGTTTTTTGCTAGTGATTCCCCGAGAATTCAACAATTTACCAAGAAAATTTTAAAATAG
- a CDS encoding MIP/aquaporin family protein encodes MEYSLATQLIAEFIGTAFMVLLGNGSVANVELEGTKGHHGSWLIIAIGYGMGVMIPALMIGSVSGNYINPAFVIGMASVGSLAWGKALLFIVVEFLGAMAGQLVVVAMHKPYYDKTTNPTAILGTFSTIENTGSKLNGFVSEFFGSFVLFFGALALTHNAFNGKADLEVAHIGLGFLVMALVASMGGPTGPALNPARDLGPRILHAILPLKNKGDSQWDYALIPVIAPILAAVCAAFLFRGIFGL; translated from the coding sequence ATGGAATATTCACTAGCAACACAACTTATTGCAGAATTTATTGGGACAGCATTCATGGTGCTTTTGGGGAACGGCTCCGTGGCAAATGTTGAACTGGAAGGCACAAAGGGGCACCACGGCTCATGGCTCATTATCGCCATTGGATACGGAATGGGTGTGATGATTCCGGCACTCATGATAGGCTCTGTCTCCGGTAACTACATCAATCCGGCGTTTGTCATCGGCATGGCTTCGGTAGGTTCACTAGCATGGGGCAAGGCCTTGTTGTTTATTGTCGTGGAATTTTTAGGAGCCATGGCCGGCCAATTGGTGGTTGTGGCAATGCACAAGCCATATTATGACAAGACAACTAATCCGACTGCTATCTTGGGTACATTCTCAACTATTGAAAATACGGGAAGTAAGCTCAACGGCTTCGTCAGCGAATTCTTCGGTAGTTTCGTGCTTTTCTTCGGTGCGTTAGCACTGACGCACAACGCGTTCAACGGCAAAGCAGATCTTGAGGTGGCCCACATTGGGCTCGGTTTCTTAGTCATGGCCCTTGTGGCCTCGATGGGTGGCCCAACTGGTCCGGCATTGAATCCGGCGCGTGATTTGGGTCCGCGGATTTTACACGCCATCCTACCGTTGAAGAACAAGGGTGATTCACAATGGGACTATGCTTTGATTCCCGTGATTGCCCCGATTTTGGCAGCCGTTTGTGCCGCATTTCTTTTCCGTGGCATATTCGGACTATAA
- a CDS encoding TVP38/TMEM64 family protein codes for MSPKTSRRIINIVTIVSFVVLVLLTIYWWRLGIFESQAKMRGYLADKQILGPIIFVIIQIVQVVIPIIPGGISLVGGVLFFGPIWGFVYNYVGIVIGSIINFYLARYYGKPFILHIVSENTYNKYEARTKDQKKFDIFFALCIVLPLAPDDILCMIAGLTKMKFSRFLWIILLLKPWTILAYSMGMLYGGKWLFKLIGK; via the coding sequence ATGTCCCCGAAAACATCCCGCAGGATAATCAATATCGTAACCATTGTGAGCTTCGTGGTTCTGGTGTTGTTGACAATCTATTGGTGGCGCCTCGGAATATTTGAGTCACAGGCCAAGATGCGGGGCTATTTAGCTGATAAACAAATTCTGGGCCCAATTATCTTCGTAATTATTCAAATAGTTCAGGTGGTCATTCCAATCATTCCTGGTGGTATTAGTCTGGTCGGTGGCGTGCTGTTCTTCGGCCCTATTTGGGGATTTGTTTATAATTATGTCGGTATCGTGATTGGTTCGATTATCAATTTCTATCTTGCGCGTTACTATGGTAAGCCATTCATTCTCCACATTGTCTCGGAGAATACCTACAACAAATACGAGGCCAGAACGAAGGATCAGAAGAAATTCGATATCTTTTTTGCCTTATGTATTGTGCTGCCCTTGGCACCAGATGATATACTTTGTATGATAGCCGGGCTGACAAAAATGAAATTTTCACGTTTTCTGTGGATTATTCTCTTACTGAAGCCATGGACGATTCTAGCTTACAGCATGGGGATGCTCTATGGTGGAAAGTGGCTGTTCAAGTTAATTGGAAAGTGA
- a CDS encoding GNAT family N-acetyltransferase → MKLETKRTYLRKFVESDVTQIFKWGQNPVYKRTAGFSNIKDKYQAKQAIAQYMARPLSFAVVLKETDEVIGVVELSNRGEEQESGLLATKELGLMLDQAYWGQHIMSEVLPLIIDFARDELHLTELWAGVYPDNKASKNLLLKFHFEYKYQVDYSVMYQFADYQEDYYRLKLN, encoded by the coding sequence GTGAAATTAGAAACCAAACGAACATATTTACGTAAATTTGTTGAATCTGACGTGACACAGATTTTTAAATGGGGGCAAAATCCGGTGTACAAGCGTACAGCGGGTTTTTCTAATATTAAAGATAAGTATCAGGCAAAGCAGGCCATTGCACAGTATATGGCCCGGCCGTTGAGCTTCGCTGTGGTCCTAAAAGAGACTGATGAAGTGATTGGCGTTGTGGAGCTCAGTAATCGGGGTGAGGAGCAGGAATCGGGGTTACTGGCGACCAAGGAGTTGGGTCTCATGTTGGATCAGGCATATTGGGGTCAACACATCATGAGTGAAGTACTGCCGCTAATTATTGACTTTGCCCGGGACGAACTCCACCTGACTGAGCTTTGGGCTGGCGTTTATCCGGATAACAAGGCATCGAAAAATCTCTTATTGAAGTTTCATTTTGAATATAAATATCAGGTCGATTACTCGGTGATGTACCAATTTGCGGACTATCAAGAGGATTACTATCGCCTGAAGCTCAACTAG
- a CDS encoding helix-turn-helix domain-containing protein has protein sequence MDLATEVFLTSAEQERFTLFSIIKSYLERVYIFKNQDQPLRDTFERDYTAVNLREIAKITGKTYGSVYNTYLQIIEDFKNIFVEDDPKESEIFNYEADLYRFYLMTNSYSYKFIKISLKDEHTSLDEFLKQNDISKATAMRHFKPLRQHLKQYGVRMVYDQIGFTGDEVLIRLAVTNLLWIGTNGITWPFILINHDTVDRLFKQIMRDFGFEETNHATSELFRYYVAVALERILGGHLVEDNETLRLLRFPFPSTIKRFLDETDNDLLKDHPPLVELTESASLYLILNGLPFKYETIQPIDFLLKSIKHYNSNIYDFVDDFINLLPPELLDQFNMSILEKKQFKLNLAQVVIGVITFKELYQVVIDDFFGNESFYAIDEQKNLKEIVDQSFDQLVRDKNEFELDKLNVVKYGFYQILRRMSVFVKVNTTVKVAINAPVNTAAYDDMYNFLQSIRFVELQKFMDIDETTDVIATTISRREEFQPKAPNAIITHVDDPLTDVTFGLLTILIFRTWRHKLTGQ, from the coding sequence ATGGATTTAGCGACTGAGGTATTTTTAACTAGTGCTGAACAAGAGCGTTTTACTCTTTTCTCGATTATCAAGTCATACTTGGAGCGAGTCTACATTTTTAAAAATCAGGATCAACCGTTACGCGATACTTTCGAACGTGATTATACTGCGGTAAATCTGCGTGAGATTGCGAAGATTACGGGTAAGACATACGGCTCTGTCTATAACACATACTTGCAAATAATTGAGGATTTCAAGAATATTTTCGTAGAGGATGATCCGAAGGAAAGTGAAATATTCAATTACGAGGCCGACCTGTATCGATTCTACTTAATGACTAATTCGTACAGCTATAAGTTTATTAAAATCAGTTTGAAGGATGAGCATACTTCACTAGATGAATTTCTGAAGCAGAATGATATTAGTAAGGCTACGGCGATGCGCCACTTTAAGCCTCTACGCCAGCACCTTAAACAGTACGGCGTGCGGATGGTCTACGATCAAATTGGCTTTACGGGCGATGAGGTCTTAATTAGACTGGCAGTGACCAATCTCTTATGGATTGGCACAAACGGTATTACCTGGCCATTCATCCTCATCAACCACGACACCGTTGACCGACTTTTCAAACAAATTATGCGGGACTTTGGTTTCGAAGAAACAAATCATGCAACATCTGAACTATTCAGATATTATGTGGCTGTTGCATTGGAGCGGATTTTGGGTGGTCATCTGGTGGAGGACAATGAAACACTCAGACTACTGCGTTTTCCTTTTCCGTCCACTATTAAACGTTTCTTAGATGAGACGGATAATGATCTGTTAAAAGACCATCCGCCGTTAGTCGAGCTCACCGAATCTGCGTCACTCTATCTGATTTTGAATGGTCTTCCCTTCAAGTACGAGACCATTCAACCAATTGATTTTCTCCTGAAATCAATCAAACATTACAACAGCAATATTTATGATTTCGTTGATGACTTCATCAATCTGTTGCCGCCTGAGTTGTTAGATCAATTCAACATGTCAATTCTCGAAAAGAAACAATTCAAGTTAAATTTAGCGCAGGTCGTAATTGGGGTAATTACCTTCAAGGAACTGTATCAGGTTGTCATCGATGACTTCTTCGGCAATGAAAGTTTCTACGCGATCGATGAACAGAAGAATTTGAAAGAGATCGTTGATCAATCATTCGACCAATTGGTGCGGGATAAAAATGAATTTGAGCTGGATAAACTCAATGTGGTCAAGTACGGTTTCTACCAGATTTTACGGCGAATGAGCGTCTTTGTGAAAGTCAATACGACCGTGAAAGTGGCGATTAATGCTCCGGTCAATACGGCAGCATACGATGATATGTATAATTTCCTTCAGAGTATCCGCTTTGTTGAGTTACAGAAATTCATGGATATTGACGAGACAACGGACGTGATTGCGACCACAATTTCTCGTAGGGAGGAATTTCAGCCTAAAGCTCCAAATGCGATTATCACGCATGTAGATGACCCGTTGACCGATGTGACTTTTGGGTTGCTCACCATTCTTATTTTTAGAACGTGGCGCCATAAACTAACCGGGCAGTGA
- the serS gene encoding serine--tRNA ligase: protein MLDIKKIRNNTEWAKEKLATRGVKPEEIDTLLAIDNERREVLLENEQLRNRRNEVSDQIAVQKRNHEDAGAVIAEMRAVGQQIKELDVKEQELTAKQTDILLRLPNFPDDSVPVGADESANQELRQWGQKTEFTFEPKSHWEIGEDLGILDFERGAKVSGSRFLYYKGLGARLERAVYNFFLDKHVAEGYEEIITPYLVNEQSMIGTGQFPKFTEDVYTIIDEDNPLTLIPTAEVPLVNYYRGEIIPTEKLPVNFTALSPAFRSEAGSAGRDTRGLIRLHQFNKVEMVKFTKPEDSWNELEKLTKDAEDLLQKLGLPYHVIALSTGDASFTSAKTYDLEVWIPAQNTYREISSCSNCTDFQARRAQIRYRNDDGKLEFVHTLNGSGLAVGRTVAAILENYQNEDGSVTIPEVLRPYMGNISKIEKVD from the coding sequence ATGCTAGACATCAAAAAAATTAGAAATAATACTGAGTGGGCGAAGGAAAAACTAGCAACAAGAGGTGTTAAACCGGAAGAGATTGATACGCTATTGGCGATTGACAATGAGCGACGCGAAGTCCTGCTCGAGAACGAGCAACTACGAAACAGACGAAATGAAGTTTCAGACCAGATTGCAGTTCAGAAGAGAAATCACGAAGATGCCGGTGCCGTTATTGCGGAAATGCGTGCGGTGGGTCAGCAAATTAAGGAACTTGATGTGAAGGAGCAAGAGCTAACCGCTAAGCAGACGGATATTTTGCTCCGTTTACCGAACTTTCCGGATGATTCTGTGCCGGTGGGTGCAGACGAATCTGCAAATCAAGAGTTGCGGCAGTGGGGACAAAAGACTGAGTTCACGTTTGAGCCAAAGTCTCACTGGGAGATTGGGGAAGATTTAGGTATCCTGGACTTTGAACGCGGTGCGAAGGTATCGGGAAGCAGATTTCTATACTACAAGGGTCTTGGTGCTCGTTTGGAGCGCGCTGTCTACAACTTTTTCCTTGATAAACATGTTGCAGAAGGCTACGAAGAAATTATCACCCCGTACCTGGTGAACGAACAATCAATGATTGGCACTGGCCAATTTCCTAAGTTCACTGAAGATGTATACACAATCATTGATGAGGATAACCCACTGACCTTAATCCCAACGGCCGAGGTACCGCTGGTAAACTACTATCGGGGCGAAATTATCCCAACGGAGAAATTACCAGTTAACTTCACCGCACTCTCGCCTGCTTTTCGCTCGGAGGCTGGTAGTGCAGGTCGAGATACGCGCGGACTCATTCGTTTGCATCAGTTCAATAAGGTTGAGATGGTTAAGTTTACTAAGCCAGAAGATTCTTGGAATGAGCTGGAGAAGCTCACTAAAGATGCAGAAGATCTGCTGCAGAAATTGGGATTGCCATATCATGTTATTGCCTTGTCAACTGGGGATGCCAGTTTCACATCGGCTAAGACGTATGATTTAGAAGTTTGGATTCCAGCCCAGAATACGTACCGTGAAATTTCCAGTTGCTCAAACTGTACAGATTTCCAAGCAAGGCGTGCGCAGATTAGGTATCGTAATGACGACGGCAAGTTGGAGTTCGTGCATACTTTGAATGGCTCTGGCCTGGCTGTTGGTAGGACGGTGGCTGCAATTCTTGAGAACTATCAAAATGAGGATGGAAGTGTCACTATCCCTGAGGTGTTACGGCCATATATGGGTAATATCAGCAAGATTGAGAAAGTAGATTAA
- a CDS encoding FtsX-like permease family protein, whose protein sequence is MTDSSADVPTVSKQLNKLFPKYQQKSRYALTHGEFAASYNKLLTMLIVGVLILTGLLTLIFVFLNRQLIGARRKELAILYSLGYSKTDVVKIIAGGIISQFVGIYLGATLIVYLLKTFLLDRFSYGAMFTSLYSFSNQIVIVIIMLIAIPISVLWGVSSVKKKKFIESLR, encoded by the coding sequence GTGACCGATTCAAGCGCTGACGTTCCGACAGTTTCAAAACAGCTCAACAAGTTGTTTCCCAAGTACCAACAGAAGTCGCGTTATGCATTGACTCATGGTGAATTTGCTGCATCTTACAATAAGCTACTCACCATGCTAATAGTGGGTGTTCTGATTCTTACTGGTTTATTGACGTTGATTTTCGTGTTTCTTAATCGCCAGCTGATTGGTGCTAGACGGAAGGAATTGGCAATTCTTTATAGTCTGGGTTATTCGAAGACCGATGTGGTAAAAATCATTGCTGGTGGAATTATCAGCCAATTCGTGGGAATTTATTTGGGTGCTACCTTAATTGTCTACTTACTCAAAACTTTCCTATTGGATCGTTTCTCTTACGGTGCGATGTTCACCTCGCTGTACTCATTCTCAAACCAGATTGTCATTGTGATTATCATGTTGATAGCCATTCCAATTTCTGTTTTGTGGGGCGTTTCTTCCGTAAAAAAGAAAAAATTCATTGAGAGTTTGAGGTAG